The Candidatus Pantoea soli genome window below encodes:
- a CDS encoding Lrp/AsnC family transcriptional regulator, whose translation MTQVDDYDLKILTLLQSNGRLTNQELSDLVGLSASQCSRRRINLEQANLILGYHARLSPDAVGLGMVGLIEVRLKNHTPDYEDNFHRMVEEEPAIVDAFKTTGDADYLLKVAVADLSALSALISQLVAGHQSVAHVKTSVVLNRLKENGLMMIPQHKARQKSA comes from the coding sequence ATGACTCAGGTAGACGATTACGACCTTAAGATACTGACACTCTTACAATCTAACGGTCGGCTAACCAACCAGGAACTCAGTGATTTAGTCGGGCTTTCGGCGTCGCAATGTTCACGTCGCCGCATTAATCTTGAACAGGCAAACCTCATTCTCGGCTACCACGCTCGCCTCTCTCCGGATGCCGTGGGGCTGGGGATGGTCGGGCTGATTGAGGTCAGGCTGAAAAATCACACCCCCGATTACGAAGACAATTTTCACCGCATGGTTGAAGAAGAGCCGGCGATCGTCGATGCGTTTAAAACCACCGGCGATGCGGATTACCTGCTGAAAGTGGCGGTAGCGGATCTTTCTGCGCTCAGCGCGCTGATCAGCCAGCTGGTGGCCGGGCATCAGAGCGTGGCGCACGTCAAAACCTCGGTGGTGCTGAACCGGCTGAAAGAGAACGGCCTGATGATGATTCCGCAGCACAAAGCGCGCCAGAAAAGTGCATGA
- a CDS encoding YitT family protein, whose amino-acid sequence MDNVLPPDRIPHSRIEDALAIVLGTLMVSFGVMMLKQAGALTGSTAGIAFLLSYLSPLSFGSLFFLINLPFYWLAIRRMGREFTLKTFCAVGLVSLFTQLHPLFIHFSVLNPFYATLFGNVVMGIGFIVLFRHKASLGGVNILALWLQDRFGLRAGKVQMAVDTCVVVASLFVVSLPMLLASVAGAVILNLIIAMNHRPGRYTV is encoded by the coding sequence ATGGATAACGTCTTACCGCCTGACCGGATTCCCCACTCCCGTATTGAAGATGCGCTGGCCATCGTGCTGGGTACGCTGATGGTGTCGTTTGGGGTCATGATGCTGAAGCAGGCAGGGGCGCTGACCGGCAGCACCGCAGGCATCGCTTTTCTCCTCAGTTACCTGTCGCCGCTTTCGTTTGGCAGCCTGTTTTTTCTTATCAATCTGCCGTTTTACTGGCTGGCCATTCGCCGCATGGGCCGGGAATTTACCCTGAAAACCTTTTGCGCTGTCGGGTTGGTTTCCCTGTTCACCCAGCTGCATCCGCTGTTCATCCATTTTTCTGTGCTGAATCCGTTTTATGCGACGCTGTTCGGTAACGTGGTGATGGGGATTGGGTTTATAGTGTTGTTCCGGCACAAAGCCAGCCTGGGCGGCGTCAATATTCTGGCGCTGTGGCTGCAGGATCGCTTCGGCCTGCGCGCCGGGAAAGTGCAAATGGCGGTGGATACCTGCGTCGTGGTAGCCTCGCTGTTTGTTGTGTCGCTCCCTATGCTGCTGGCCTCCGTGGCGGGCGCGGTGATACTAAACCTTATCATCGCGATGAACCACCGCCCCGGCCGCTACACAGTGTAA
- a CDS encoding amino acid aminotransferase yields MFQNVDAYAGDPILSLMETFKQDPRDHKVNLSIGLYYNETGIIPQLQAVAAAEERLQAQPHQASLYLPMEGFGPYRNAIAPLLFGKDHPMLQAGRIAAIQTVGGSGALKVGADFLRRYFPQASVWVSDPTWENHVAIFNGAGFDVHTYPWYDAATHGVNFAAFIATLKTLPKQSIVLLHPCCHNPTGADLTNAQWDETVEVLKAQELIPFLDIAYQGFGAGMEEDAYAIRAVAAAGLPALVSNSFSKIFSLYGERVGGLSVVCDSAEEAARVLGQLKATVRRNYSSPPNFGAQVVACVLNDEALRNSWLAEVEAMRVRITEMRQALVDVLRTKLPGKNFDYLLKQRGMFSYTGLSAQQVDRLRDEFGVYLIASGRMCVAGLNRRNVNQVAEAFAAVM; encoded by the coding sequence GTGTTTCAAAACGTTGATGCCTATGCCGGCGATCCGATTCTGTCGCTGATGGAAACTTTTAAGCAGGACCCGCGCGACCATAAAGTGAACCTGAGCATCGGTCTTTATTACAACGAAACGGGCATTATTCCTCAGCTGCAGGCGGTGGCCGCCGCGGAAGAGCGCCTGCAGGCGCAGCCGCATCAGGCATCGCTCTATCTGCCTATGGAAGGCTTTGGTCCGTACCGTAACGCGATTGCGCCTCTGCTGTTTGGAAAAGACCATCCGATGCTGCAGGCGGGCCGCATTGCCGCTATTCAGACCGTAGGCGGCTCCGGTGCCTTAAAAGTAGGTGCCGATTTCCTTCGCCGCTATTTCCCGCAGGCCAGCGTCTGGGTGAGCGATCCCACCTGGGAAAACCACGTTGCCATTTTTAACGGTGCCGGCTTTGATGTGCACACCTATCCGTGGTACGACGCGGCGACGCACGGGGTGAATTTTGCGGCGTTCATCGCCACGCTGAAAACCCTGCCGAAGCAGTCCATCGTGCTGCTGCATCCCTGCTGCCATAACCCGACCGGTGCCGATCTGACAAACGCGCAGTGGGATGAAACCGTTGAGGTGCTGAAAGCGCAGGAGCTGATTCCTTTCCTCGATATTGCCTACCAGGGCTTTGGCGCCGGTATGGAAGAGGATGCGTATGCTATTCGCGCGGTTGCCGCCGCAGGTCTGCCGGCGCTGGTCAGCAACTCCTTCTCTAAAATCTTCTCGCTGTATGGCGAGCGCGTCGGCGGCCTGTCGGTAGTGTGCGACAGTGCAGAAGAAGCCGCTCGCGTGCTGGGTCAGCTGAAGGCAACCGTCCGTCGTAACTACTCCAGTCCGCCAAACTTTGGCGCACAGGTGGTCGCCTGCGTACTGAACGATGAAGCGCTGCGAAACAGCTGGCTGGCAGAGGTGGAAGCAATGCGCGTGCGTATTACGGAGATGCGTCAGGCGCTGGTGGACGTGCTGCGCACTAAACTGCCGGGCAAAAATTTCGATTACCTGCTGAAACAGCGCGGCATGTTCAGCTACACCGGCCTGAGCGCACAGCAGGTGGATCGCCTGCGTGATGAGTTCGGCGTTTATCTGATTGCCAGCGGCCGTATGTGCGTGGCCGGGCTGAACCGCCGCAACGTCAATCAGGTGGCGGAAGCCTTTGCCGCAGTGATGTAA
- a CDS encoding catalase codes for MRYFPFALKPLGFFTALACALPAAATELTRDNGAPVGDNQNAQTAGSNGAVLLQDVQLIQKLQRFDRERIPERVVHARGTGAHGEFHASKDLSDLTLAALFKPGTVTPVFVRFSSVVHGKDSPETLRDPRGFATKFYTSQGNWDLVGNNLPVFFIRDAIKFPDMVHAFKPDPRTNLDNDARTFDFFSHVPEATHALTMLFSNMGTPASYREMDGNSVHAYKFVNAKGEVHYVKFHWKSLQGERNLDPQQVAAMQGRSYSHMTEDLVAAIDRRDFPKWDLYIQVLPASDIDKFDFNPLDATKIWPGIAEVKVGQMVLNRNVNNVFQQTEQVAMAPSNLVPGIEPSEDRLLQGRLFSYADTQMYRIGANALSLPVNAPRVPVSNGNQAGAMNSEHADDKGVNYQPSRIYPREELQSARYSHTPLSGMTQQAAITKPRNFRQAGELYRSFSAKERADLINTLGRALKNADARSRMAMLSYFYKADKEYGERLAHDSVAGVKALAEKLPD; via the coding sequence ATGCGCTATTTCCCCTTTGCACTGAAACCCCTCGGCTTTTTCACCGCGCTGGCATGCGCTTTGCCCGCCGCTGCCACCGAGCTGACGCGCGACAACGGCGCGCCGGTAGGCGATAACCAGAACGCACAAACCGCAGGCAGTAACGGCGCGGTGTTGCTGCAGGACGTGCAGCTGATTCAAAAACTGCAGCGTTTTGATCGGGAACGTATCCCGGAGCGCGTGGTACATGCGCGTGGCACCGGGGCGCACGGTGAATTTCATGCCAGCAAAGACCTCAGCGATCTGACGCTGGCCGCTCTCTTTAAACCCGGCACGGTGACACCGGTTTTTGTGCGCTTCTCCAGCGTGGTGCACGGTAAAGATTCGCCGGAAACGCTGCGCGATCCGCGCGGTTTCGCCACCAAATTTTATACCAGCCAGGGCAACTGGGATTTGGTCGGCAACAATCTGCCGGTGTTTTTTATCCGCGATGCCATCAAATTTCCGGATATGGTGCACGCCTTCAAGCCGGACCCGCGCACCAATCTGGATAACGATGCGCGCACCTTTGATTTCTTTTCCCATGTGCCGGAAGCCACGCACGCTCTGACCATGCTGTTTTCTAACATGGGCACGCCAGCAAGTTACCGCGAAATGGACGGCAACAGCGTGCACGCCTATAAATTTGTGAACGCGAAAGGCGAGGTGCACTACGTGAAGTTCCACTGGAAATCGCTGCAGGGTGAAAGGAATCTTGATCCGCAGCAGGTTGCTGCCATGCAGGGGCGCAGCTACAGCCATATGACCGAAGATCTGGTGGCTGCCATCGATCGGCGTGACTTCCCAAAATGGGATCTCTACATTCAGGTGCTGCCCGCCAGCGACATTGATAAATTCGATTTTAACCCGCTGGACGCCACCAAAATCTGGCCGGGCATTGCGGAAGTGAAGGTCGGCCAGATGGTGCTGAACCGCAACGTCAATAACGTCTTCCAGCAAACCGAGCAGGTGGCGATGGCACCTTCCAACCTCGTGCCGGGCATTGAGCCTTCGGAAGATCGCCTGCTGCAGGGGCGCCTGTTCTCCTACGCGGATACGCAGATGTACCGCATTGGCGCCAACGCGCTGTCGCTGCCAGTGAATGCGCCACGGGTTCCGGTGAGCAACGGTAATCAGGCGGGTGCCATGAACAGCGAGCACGCAGACGACAAAGGGGTGAATTACCAGCCAAGCCGTATCTATCCCCGGGAAGAGCTGCAAAGCGCACGCTACAGCCACACGCCCCTGAGCGGCATGACGCAACAGGCCGCCATAACCAAACCCCGGAACTTCAGGCAGGCGGGTGAGCTGTATCGTTCGTTCAGCGCCAAAGAGCGCGCCGATCTGATCAACACGCTGGGGCGCGCGCTGAAAAACGCTGACGCCCGGAGCCGCATGGCGATGCTTTCCTATTTCTATAAAGCCGATAAGGAATATGGCGAACGGCTGGCGCACGATAGCGTCGCCGGCGTGAAAGCCCTGGCGGAGAAACTCCCCGACTAA
- a CDS encoding secondary thiamine-phosphate synthase enzyme YjbQ, giving the protein MWQQQTLTLSAKTRGFHLVTEEIVSQLTGLADVRIGQLHLLLQHTSASLTLNENCDPTVRSDMEQHFLRHVPEDAPYQHDYEGADDMPAHIKSSLLGVSLLLPVSRGRLVLGTWQGIWLGEHRVQGGARRIIATLQGE; this is encoded by the coding sequence ATGTGGCAGCAACAAACGCTTACGCTCAGCGCCAAAACGCGCGGTTTTCATTTAGTGACGGAGGAGATTGTCAGCCAGCTCACCGGTTTGGCCGATGTGCGTATCGGCCAGTTACATCTGCTGTTGCAGCACACTTCCGCTTCGCTGACGCTCAATGAAAATTGCGATCCCACCGTGCGCAGCGACATGGAGCAACATTTCCTGCGTCATGTCCCGGAGGACGCGCCTTATCAGCATGATTACGAAGGTGCAGACGACATGCCGGCGCATATTAAATCTTCGCTGCTGGGCGTGTCGCTGCTGCTTCCGGTTAGCCGCGGGCGGCTGGTGCTGGGCACCTGGCAGGGGATCTGGCTGGGCGAACATCGGGTGCAGGGCGGCGCGCGGCGCATTATCGCGACTTTACAGGGGGAATAA
- a CDS encoding MmcQ/YjbR family DNA-binding protein, with protein sequence MTISDLLTYCMSKPGAAQSYKDAWDATQIKSNGVLFAMVHDVKGRPALSLKTSPALAELLRDEHHDVFASEHLNKSHWSTLWLDGELKDSQIYYLVDASWQQADATHAAGASHHDE encoded by the coding sequence ATGACGATTTCCGATCTGCTGACCTACTGCATGAGCAAGCCTGGGGCAGCGCAGAGTTATAAAGATGCCTGGGACGCCACGCAGATTAAAAGCAATGGGGTGCTGTTCGCCATGGTACATGATGTCAAAGGTCGCCCGGCGCTGTCGCTGAAAACCTCGCCGGCGCTGGCCGAGTTACTGCGGGATGAGCATCACGATGTGTTTGCCAGTGAACATCTGAACAAATCGCACTGGAGCACATTGTGGCTGGATGGTGAGCTGAAAGATTCGCAGATTTATTACCTGGTCGATGCCTCCTGGCAACAGGCCGACGCCACGCATGCTGCGGGCGCCAGCCATCATGATGAGTAG
- a CDS encoding NAD(P)-dependent alcohol dehydrogenase encodes MNITHAYAAQDAKSRLAPFDYKPRELRAHDVQIEVLYCGVCHSDLHQARNEWKNTLFPVVPGHEVVGRVTAVGAHTHKYKVGDLVGVGCMVDSCRSCPSCQEGLEQYCENGFVGTYNGQDRETGAITYGGYSTSMVVDENFVLRVPENLDLAGVAPLLCAGITTYSPLRHWNVGPGKKVGIVGLGGLGHMGVKIAHAMGAHVVLFTTSPSKIEDGKRLGADEVVISKDADQMAQHANSFDFILNTVAAQHDLNPFIALLKRDGNMTLVGAPEHDHPAPQVFNLIFKRRSIAGSLIGGIAETQEMLDFCGQHGITSDIELIAMNQINDAYERMLKSDVKYRFVIDINTLREESAA; translated from the coding sequence ATGAATATTACCCATGCCTATGCCGCACAGGACGCGAAATCCAGACTCGCCCCGTTCGACTATAAGCCGCGTGAACTGCGTGCTCATGATGTACAGATTGAAGTGTTGTACTGTGGCGTTTGCCACTCAGACCTGCATCAGGCGCGTAACGAATGGAAAAATACCCTTTTCCCGGTGGTGCCAGGCCATGAAGTGGTCGGTCGCGTCACCGCAGTTGGCGCTCACACGCATAAATACAAAGTGGGCGATTTAGTCGGCGTCGGCTGCATGGTTGACTCCTGCCGCAGCTGCCCGAGCTGTCAGGAAGGGCTGGAGCAATACTGTGAAAATGGTTTTGTTGGCACCTACAATGGCCAGGATCGCGAAACCGGCGCCATCACCTATGGCGGCTACTCCACCAGCATGGTTGTGGACGAGAACTTCGTACTGCGCGTGCCGGAAAACCTGGATCTGGCCGGTGTGGCTCCGCTGCTGTGTGCCGGTATCACCACCTATTCACCGTTGCGCCACTGGAACGTCGGCCCGGGTAAAAAAGTTGGCATTGTGGGCCTGGGCGGCCTTGGTCATATGGGCGTGAAAATTGCCCATGCGATGGGCGCACACGTGGTGCTGTTCACTACCTCGCCCTCGAAAATTGAAGATGGCAAACGCCTCGGCGCCGATGAAGTGGTGATTTCCAAAGATGCCGATCAGATGGCACAGCACGCCAACAGCTTCGATTTTATTCTGAATACCGTGGCCGCTCAGCACGATCTCAACCCGTTTATTGCCCTGCTGAAGCGCGACGGCAATATGACGCTGGTTGGCGCGCCGGAGCACGACCACCCGGCACCGCAGGTGTTCAACCTGATCTTCAAGCGCCGCAGCATTGCCGGCTCGCTGATTGGCGGCATCGCAGAAACCCAGGAGATGCTGGATTTCTGCGGTCAACATGGCATTACTTCAGATATCGAACTGATCGCCATGAACCAGATTAATGACGCTTACGAACGCATGCTGAAAAGCGATGTAAAGTATCGTTTCGTCATTGATATCAATACCCTGCGTGAAGAGTCCGCGGCCTGA
- the uvrA gene encoding excinuclease ABC subunit UvrA has protein sequence MDKIEVRGARTHNLKNINLIIPRDKLIVVTGLSGSGKSSLAFDTLYAEGQRRYVESLSAYARQFLSLMEKPDVDHIEGLSPAISIEQKSTSHNPRSTVGTITEIHDYLRLLFARVGEPRCPDHNVTLAAQTVSQMVDQVLAQDEGRRLMLLAPVVKDRKGEHTKTLENLAAQGYIRARIDGEVCDLSDPPKLELQKKHTIEVVIDRFRVRDDMATRLAESFETTLELSGGTAIVADMDDADAEEMLFSANFACPVCGYSMRELEPRLFSFNNPAGACPTCDGLGVQQYFDPDRVVQNPELSLAGGAIRGWDRRNFYYFQMLRSLAEHLDFDVEAPFESLSDKARDVILYGSGKENIEFKYINDRGDTSVRRHPFEGVLHNMERRYKETESNAVREELAKFISNRACASCEGTRLRREARHVFVEDTNLPTISDMSIGHAMDFFRNLKLSGQRAKIAEKVLKEIGDRLSFLVNVGLNYLSMSRSAETLSGGEAQRIRLASQIGAGLVGVMYVLDEPSIGLHQRDNERLLSTLIHLRDLGNTVIVVEHDEDAIRAADHIIDIGPGAGVHGGQVVAEGDVHAIMAHEASLTGQFLSGKREIAVPAERVKGDPSKVLKLSGARGNNLKDVTLTIPVGLFTCITGVSGSGKSTLINDTLFPIAQRQLNGATSGEVAPYREIAGLEHFDKVIDIDQSPIGRTPRSNPATYTGIFTPVRELFAGVPEARSRGYNPGRFSFNVRGGRCEACQGDGVIKVEMHFLPDIYVPCDQCKGKRYNRETLEIKYKGRSIHEVLEMTIEEAREFFDAVPALARKLQTLMDVGLSYIRLGQSATTLSGGEAQRVKLARELSKRGTGQTLYILDEPTTGLHFADIQQLLEVLHQLRDQGNTIVVIEHNLDVIKTADWIVDLGPEGGSGGGEILVAGTPETVAECEQSHTARFLKPMLKK, from the coding sequence ATGGATAAGATCGAAGTCCGCGGTGCTCGCACCCATAATTTGAAGAATATCAACCTGATCATCCCACGCGATAAGCTCATTGTGGTTACCGGTCTGTCAGGTTCCGGTAAGTCTTCGCTGGCGTTTGACACGCTCTATGCCGAAGGCCAGCGCCGCTATGTTGAATCGCTTTCGGCCTATGCGCGCCAGTTTCTTTCATTAATGGAGAAACCGGACGTTGACCATATTGAAGGTCTGTCGCCCGCCATTTCCATTGAGCAGAAATCCACGTCGCACAACCCGCGTTCGACGGTCGGCACCATTACCGAAATCCACGACTACCTGCGTCTGCTGTTTGCCCGCGTTGGCGAACCGCGCTGCCCGGATCATAACGTGACGCTGGCGGCACAGACCGTCAGTCAGATGGTGGATCAGGTGCTGGCGCAGGATGAAGGCCGCCGGCTGATGCTGCTGGCGCCGGTGGTTAAAGACCGCAAAGGCGAACACACCAAAACGCTGGAAAACCTGGCGGCCCAGGGCTACATCCGTGCGCGTATCGACGGGGAAGTGTGCGATCTTTCCGATCCACCCAAGCTGGAACTGCAGAAGAAGCACACCATTGAAGTGGTGATTGATCGCTTCCGCGTGCGTGATGACATGGCAACGCGTCTGGCAGAATCCTTTGAAACCACGCTGGAACTGAGCGGCGGCACGGCAATCGTCGCCGATATGGACGACGCCGACGCGGAAGAGATGCTGTTTTCGGCTAACTTCGCCTGCCCGGTGTGTGGCTACAGCATGCGCGAGCTGGAACCGCGCCTGTTTTCGTTTAACAACCCGGCAGGCGCCTGCCCGACCTGTGACGGTCTCGGCGTGCAGCAATATTTCGATCCCGATCGCGTGGTGCAGAATCCGGAACTGTCGCTGGCTGGCGGCGCCATTCGCGGCTGGGATCGCCGTAACTTCTACTATTTCCAGATGCTGCGCTCGCTGGCTGAGCATCTGGATTTTGACGTCGAAGCGCCGTTTGAAAGCCTGAGCGATAAAGCGCGCGACGTGATTCTCTACGGCTCCGGCAAAGAGAATATTGAATTCAAATACATCAACGATCGCGGTGATACGTCGGTACGCCGTCATCCGTTTGAAGGCGTGCTGCACAATATGGAGCGCCGTTATAAAGAGACGGAATCCAATGCGGTACGTGAAGAGCTGGCGAAGTTTATCAGCAACCGCGCCTGCGCCAGCTGTGAAGGCACCCGTCTGCGCCGCGAAGCGCGTCATGTGTTTGTGGAAGATACCAATCTGCCTACCATCTCAGATATGAGCATTGGTCATGCGATGGACTTCTTCCGCAACCTGAAGCTGAGCGGCCAGCGCGCAAAAATCGCGGAAAAAGTGCTGAAAGAGATTGGCGATCGCCTGAGCTTCCTGGTGAACGTCGGCCTTAACTACCTTTCCATGTCGCGCTCGGCGGAGACGCTCTCCGGTGGTGAGGCCCAGCGCATTCGTCTGGCCAGCCAGATTGGTGCGGGCCTGGTGGGCGTGATGTACGTGCTGGATGAACCCTCAATTGGTCTGCATCAGCGCGATAACGAACGTCTGCTGTCGACGCTGATCCACCTGCGCGATCTTGGCAACACCGTGATTGTGGTTGAGCACGATGAAGATGCGATTCGCGCAGCCGACCATATTATTGATATCGGTCCCGGCGCGGGCGTGCACGGCGGTCAGGTGGTGGCAGAGGGCGATGTCCACGCCATCATGGCGCACGAAGCGTCGCTGACCGGCCAGTTCCTGAGCGGCAAGCGCGAAATCGCTGTACCCGCCGAGCGGGTGAAAGGCGATCCGTCTAAAGTCCTGAAGCTGAGCGGTGCGCGCGGCAACAACCTGAAAGACGTGACGCTGACGATCCCGGTCGGACTCTTTACCTGTATTACCGGTGTCTCCGGCTCAGGTAAATCTACGCTGATCAACGACACATTGTTCCCGATTGCTCAGCGTCAGCTCAACGGTGCCACCAGCGGTGAAGTCGCCCCATACCGCGAAATCGCCGGCCTGGAGCATTTTGACAAGGTCATCGATATCGATCAGAGCCCGATTGGCCGCACACCGCGTTCTAACCCGGCCACCTATACCGGCATTTTTACGCCGGTACGCGAACTGTTCGCCGGTGTGCCGGAAGCGCGTTCACGCGGCTACAATCCGGGCCGCTTCAGCTTCAACGTGCGTGGCGGACGCTGTGAAGCCTGCCAGGGTGATGGTGTGATTAAGGTGGAGATGCACTTCCTGCCGGACATCTACGTGCCGTGCGATCAGTGCAAAGGCAAACGCTATAACCGCGAAACGCTGGAGATTAAATACAAAGGCCGCAGCATTCATGAAGTGCTGGAGATGACCATCGAAGAAGCCCGCGAGTTCTTTGATGCCGTACCGGCGCTGGCGCGTAAGCTCCAGACGCTGATGGATGTCGGGCTCTCCTATATCCGGCTCGGTCAGTCTGCCACGACGCTTTCCGGCGGTGAAGCGCAGCGCGTTAAGCTGGCGCGTGAGCTGTCAAAACGCGGCACCGGCCAGACGCTCTATATCCTGGACGAACCGACTACCGGTCTGCACTTTGCCGACATTCAGCAGCTGCTGGAAGTGCTGCATCAGCTGCGCGATCAGGGCAACACCATTGTGGTGATTGAACACAATCTTGATGTGATCAAAACCGCTGACTGGATTGTGGATCTGGGTCCGGAAGGCGGCAGCGGCGGCGGTGAAATTCTGGTAGCCGGCACGCCAGAGACGGTGGCTGAGTGTGAGCAATCCCACACGGCGCGCTTCCTGAAGCCCATGCTGAAAAAGTAA